From the genome of Ananas comosus cultivar F153 linkage group 18, ASM154086v1, whole genome shotgun sequence, one region includes:
- the LOC109723788 gene encoding cell cycle checkpoint control protein RAD9B: MLRALFSLVLPIIITKLLIAAMLNLELHALNSSRSAYQTISFAAEFFDHFSLLSSSSPSSSPLQCGVLLKSVCSILRTPAASLHRLVARLPAPDAPKLQWTLHCLNGVKKTYWISCQVEPDIQQLSLDRQRFPSSLVVRPRDLSRLLANFQSSLQEITIIATEPLVGPSDAGGEIGGKAVELRSYIDPAKDSSDAALHTQLWIDPAEEFLQYNHVGDPVDVTFSVKELKAFLTFCEGCEVDIHLFFEKAGEPILLAPKFELDDGSHSDFDATLVLSTMLVSQLTDGSTSERPSAPPAHETEHARAANVSPAPQNTSENTKIWSELSGSAARSDRENREKQAEMERNPSTSGRDGMRMHNTVNAPGKLPAQEDAPNIRQPIERDHMDEPQEVNANPNSQHHPSNWVGADDDDDEEEEELYVQSTPHYFD; this comes from the exons ATGCTAAGAGCTCTCTTCTCCCTGGTGCTCCCAATCATCATCACCAAGCTTCTTATTGCAGCTATGCTTAAT CTGGAGCTCCACGCCCTCAACTCCTCCCGCTCCGCGTACCAAACCATCTCCTTCGCCGCCGAGTTCTTCGACcacttctccctcctctcctcctcctctccttcttcgtCTCCTCTCCAATGCGGCGTCCTCCTCAAATCCGTGTGCTCCATCCTCCGCACCCCCGCGGCCTCGCTCCACCGCCTCGTCGCCCGCCTCCCCGCCCCCGACGCCCCCAAGCTCCAGTGGACCCTCCACTGCCTCAACG GTGTGAAGAAGACCTATTGGATCAGTTGCCAGGTAGAGCCGGACATACAACAACTTTCCCTCGACCGCCAGCGGTTCCCCAGTAGCCTTGTGGTGAGGCCAAGGGACCTCTCACGGCTGCTTGCTAACTTCCAGTCCTCCCTTCAGGAGATAACCATTATCGCGACGGAACCGTTGGTCGGGCCGTCGGATGCAGGGGGAGAGATCGGAGGGAAGGCTGTCGAGCTGAGGAGTTATATAGATCCTGCTAAAG ATAGCAGTGATGCAGCGCTGCATACACAGCTTTGGATAGATCCAGCAGAGGAGTTTTTACAGTATAACCATGTCGGCGATCCGGTGGATGTCACTTTTAGTGTGAAGGAACTGAAG GCCTTCCTTACTTTTTGTGAGGGTTGTGAGGTTGACATTCACCTATTCTTCGAGAAAGCTGGAGA GCCTATACTTCTGGCACCAAAATTCGAATTGGATGATGGGTCTCATTCGGACTTTGATGCCACTCTAGTTTTGTCGACTATGCTCGTATCACAACTCACTGATGGGAGCACTAGTGAACGCCCATCGGCTCCTCCAGCACATGAGACCGAACATGCAAGAGCTGCTAATGTATCACCAGCTCCTCAGAATACTTCTGAAAATACTAAGATCTGGTCAGAGCTTTCAG GTAGCGCCGCCAGAAGTGACAGAGAAAACAGAGAAAAGCAGGCCGAGATGGAGCGAAATCCGAGTACTAGCGGTCGGGATGGCATGCGAATGCATAACACGGTTAATGCTCCTGGCAAACTGCCAGCACAAGAGGATGCGCCTAATAT ACGGCAGCCTATTGAGAGAGATCATATGGATGAACCACAAG AAGTCAATGCTAACCCTAACTCTCAGCACCACCCTAGTAATTGGGTAGGTGccgatgatgacgacgatgaggaagaagaagaattatATGTACAGTCGACGCCTCATTATTTTGACTGA
- the LOC109724502 gene encoding probable indole-3-acetic acid-amido synthetase GH3.11 translates to MDGKELEYKGEAALQELEMLTMNAKDVQERILTEILERNKTTEYLSKYMKGSTDISLFKRNVPVVTYDMIQPYILRIANGEDSSIISGHPITELIRSSGTSSGEPRLMPSIEEDLDRRTYLYNLIMPIMNKYMPGLDEGKAMYLLFVKAESPTPSGLPARSVLTSYYKSPHFRHRRPDPFNDYTSPDAAILCADSRQSMYCQLLAGVLHRRRVLRLGAVFASALLRSLGFLHRHWPDLAGDVRTGSLNPSITDPACRAAMGALLRAPNPSLAGEIEEICSAGSWRGILGRIWPNTKYIEAVLTGTMAQYIPMLEFYSGGRIPLVCTMYASSECYFGVNLEPLCDPMDVAYTLLPNMGYFEFIPLEEGIKAGDEEERVESEKVVGLVDVKVGCYYELVVSTFAGLYRYRVGDVLQVTGFHNNAPQFKFICRRNVILSIDSDKTNEEDLHESVTSAKKLLESQNYLLLEYTSYADTSTVPGHYVLFWEIKNIFEEAETPRPPAIDAKLLESCCVAVEESLDYVYRRCRSHDKSVGPLEIRIVEAGTFENLMDLLISQGSSINQYKAPRCVEPGPALKLLNSKVVGCFFSPKNPTWKI, encoded by the exons ATGGATGGGAAGGAGTTGGAGTACAAAGGAGAGGCTGCTCTTCAAGAGCTTGAGATGTTGACGATGAATGCAAAAGATGTTCAAGAGAGGATACTAACGGAGATCCTTGAAAGAAATAAAACCACCGAGTACTTGAGCAAATATATGAAAGGATCAACtgatatttctcttttcaagCGCAATGTTCCGGTAGTTACATATGATATGATCCAACCGTATATTCTGAGGATAGCAAATGGTGAGGACTCTTCAATCATTTCGGGCCACCCCATCACAGAATTGATAAGAAG CTCCGGGACGTCCAGTGGGGAGCCAAGATTGATGCCATCTATTGAAGAGGATCTCGACCGTCGGACTTACCTCTACAATCTTATTATGCCTATCATGAACAA GTATATGCCGGGGCTGGACGAGGGCAAGGCGATGTACCTCCTCTTCGTGAAGGCGGAGTCGCCGACCCCCTCGGGCCTCCCCGCGCGCTCGGTCCTCACCAGCTACTACAAGAGCCCCCacttccgccaccgccgccccgaTCCCTTCAACGACTACACGAGCCCCGACGCCGCCATCCTCTGCGCCGACAGCCGCCAGAGCATGTACTGCCAGCTCCTCGCCGGcgtcctccaccgccgccgcgtcCTCCGCCTCGGCGCCGTCTTCGCCTCCGCCCTCCTCCGCTCCCTCGGCTTCCTCCACCGCCACTGGCCCGACCTCGCCGGCGACGTCCGGACCGGCTCCCTAAACCCTAGCATCACCGACCCGGCGTGCCGCGCCGCCATGGGCGCGCTCCTCCGAGCTCCGAACCCTAGCCTCGCGGGGGAGATCGAGGAGATCTGCAGCGCGGGGTCGTGGCGGGGAATTTTGGGGCGGATTTGGCCCAACACGAAGTACATAGAGGCGGTGCTCACGGGGACGATGGCGCAGTACATACCCATGCTGGAGTTTTATAGTGGGGGGAGGATCCCGCTCGTGTGCACGATGTATGCGTCCTCGGAATGTTATTTTGGGGTGAATTTGGAGCCCCTGTGCGATCCCATGGACGTGGCTTACACTCTGCTCCCCAACATGGGCTACTTCGAGTTCATACCTTTGGAGGAGGGAATCAAAGCGGGTGACGAGGAAGAGAGGGTGGAGAGTGAGAAGGTGGTTGGGTTGGTTGATGTCAAGGTTGGGTGCTACTACGAGCTTGTGGTCTCCACCTTTGCAg GTCTTTATAGGTACAGGGTGGGAGATGTGCTCCAAGTTACCGGTTTCCACAACAACGCCCCTCAATTCAAGTTCATATGTCGGCGGAATGTGATTCTCAGCATTGATTCTGACAAAACTAATGAAGAAGACCTCCATGAAAGTGTGACTTCTGCCAAGAAGCTTTTGGAGAGTCAGAACTACCTTCTCCTCGAGTATACCAGCTATGCTGACACTTCTACTGTCCCTGGCCATTACGTGCTTTTTTGGgagatcaaaaatatttttgaagaagCAGAAACACCACGACCCCCAGCAATTGATGCTAAGCTTCTTGAAAGTTGCTGTGTGGCTGTAGAGGAGTCTCTTGATTATGTGTATCGACGCTGTCGATCACATGATAAGTCTGTAGGCCCGCTCGAAATTAGGATTGTCGAAGCGGGCACGTTTGAGAACTTGATGGATTTATTGATTAGTCAAGGGAGCTCGATCAATCAATACAAGGCCCCACGGTGTGTTGAACCTGGTCCTGCATTGAAGCttcttaactctaaggttgttgGTTGTTTCTTTAGCCCCAAAAATCCAACATGgaaaatttag
- the LOC109724503 gene encoding uncharacterized protein LOC109724503 isoform X2 encodes METTALLRSFHGAMWTTQYSESFPEKPVLARMPNAASKRHAFSQPSMFVVGRKGSFLPHLKASETASALTSNVTLEKSSEKPSDKQSVPKSTFPSGFEALLLEVCEETSVAELKLKIGTFEMHLKRDVGTPKASAPASIPIVSPTTAPPIPSEPMNGSAPAAPPAAPPKPPSAPTSPFANVSSAKASKLAALEASGSNAYIIVSSPTVGTFRRGRTLKGKKQPPSCKEGDVIKEGQIIGFLDQFGNELPVRSDVAGEVLKVLYSDGEAVGYGDPLVAVLPSFHGIK; translated from the exons ATGGAAACCACCGCTCTCCTCCGCTCCTTTcacg GTGCTATGTGGACAACTCAATATTCAGAGTCCTTTCCAGAGAAGCCTGTTTTGGCCCGCATGCCCAATGCTGCAAGTAAAAGACATGCTTTTTCCCAGCCTTCAATGTTTGTTGTGGGTCGAAAAGGATCTTTCTTGCCACATCTGAAGGCTTCTGAGACTGCTTCAGCTTTGACATCCAATG TTACTTTGGAAAAAAGTTCAGAAAAGCCCTCAGACAAGCAAAGTGTTCCGAAGTCAACTTTTCCCAGTGGCTTTGAG GCATTGTTATTGGAAGTCTGCGAGGAAACCAGTGTTGCAGAGCTTAAGTTGAAG ATTGGCACCTTTGAGATGCATCTAAAAAGAGATGTAGGAACTCCCAAGGCTTCAGCTCCAGCTTCTATTCCTATTGTCTCACCAACCACAGCACCGCCTATTCCAAGTGAACCCATGAATGGATCAGCTCCAGCTGCCCCACCAGCTGCTCCTCCCAAACCCCCTTCGGCACCAACCAGCCCATTTGCAAATGTTTCTTCTGCAAAGGCATCGAAGCTTGCTGCACTCGAGGCTTCTGGATCAAATGCATACATTATTGTGTCATCGCCCACg GTTGGCACATTCCGAAGGGGAAGAACACTCAAGGGGAAGAAGCAACCACCAAGTTGTAAGGAG GGTGATGTTATCAAGGAAGGGCAGATTATTGGCTTCCTGGATCAGTTTGGCAACGAACTGCCAGTTAGA TCGGATGTGGCTGGGGAAGTCCTTAAGGTCCTCTACAGTGATGGAG AAGCGGTTGGGTACGGAGATCCACTTGTTGCTGTATTGCCTTCATTCCACGGCATAAAGTGA
- the LOC109724500 gene encoding 40S ribosomal protein S21, translating to MQNEEGQMMDLYIPRKCSATNRLITAKDHASVQINVGHLDENGIYNGQFTTFALSGFVRAQGDADSALDRLWQKRKAEIRQQ from the exons ATGCAGAACGAGGAGGGCCAGATGATGGATCTCTACATCCCCAGGAAATG CTCTGCCACAAATAGGCTTATTACAGCGAAGGACCATGCTTCGGTTCAGATCAACGTTGGTCATTTGGATGAGAATGGCATCTACAATGGACAGTTCACCACTTTTGCTCTTTCCGGCTTCGTTCGTGCtcag GGCGATGCCGACAGTGCATTGGACAGGCTGTGGCAGAAGCGGAAAGCAGAAATCAGACAGCAGTAA
- the LOC109724499 gene encoding 40S ribosomal protein S4-3: MARGLKKHLKRLNAPKHWMLDKLGGAFAPKPSSGPHKARECLPLILILRNKLKYALTYREVIAILMQRHVMVDAKVRTDKTYPAGFMDVVSIPKTNENFRLLYDTKGRFRLHSIKDEEAKFKLCKVRSVQFGQKGIPYLNTYDGRTIRYPDPLIKANDTIKLDLETNKIVDFIKFDVGNVVMVTGGRNTGRVGVIKNREKHKGSFETIHIQDATGHEFATRLGNVYTIGKGTKPWVTLPKGKGIKLSIIEEARKRLAAASAATAAA, from the exons ATG GCGAGGGGATTGAAGAAGCATTTGAAGAGGCTCAATGCCCCGAAACATTGGATGCTTGATAAACTTGGTGGCGCATTT GCTCCGAAACCTTCTTCTGGTCCACACAAAGCAAGGGAGTGCTTGCCTTTGATTCTTATCCTTAGGAACAAGTTGAAGTATGCCCTCACTTATCGCGAAGTTATTGCGATCTTGATGCAACGCCATGTTATGGTTGATGCAAAGGTCCGAACTGACAAGACCTATCCGGCAGGATTCATGG ATGTTGTATCAATCCCTAAGACCAATGAGAACTTCCGGCTTCTCTATGACACCAAAGGTCGCTTCCGCCTCCACTCGATCAAGGATGAAGAGGCCAAG TTCAAGCTCTGCAAGGTCCGCTCCGTGCAATTTGGGCAGAAGGGTATTCCCTACCTCAACACCTATGATGGGCGCACCATCCGCTACCCTGACCCGCTCATCAAGGCGAACGACACCATCAAGCTTGACCTCGAGACCAACAAGATTGTAGACTTCATCAAGTTCGACGTCGGGAACGTCGTTATGGTCACTGGCGGTAGGAACACTGGCCGGGTCGGTGTCATCAAGAACAGGGAGAAGCACAAGGGCAGCTTTGAGACCATCCACATCCAGGACGCCACCGGCCACGAGTTTGCCACTCGCCTTGGCAATGTGTACACCATCGGCAAGGGTACCAAGCCGTGGGTGACCCTACCCAAAGGGAAGGGTATTAAGCTCAGCATTATCGAGGAGGCCCGGAAGCGTCTCGCGGCGGCTTCTGCTGCCACAGCCGCTGCATGA
- the LOC109724503 gene encoding uncharacterized protein LOC109724503 isoform X1 gives METTALLRSFHGAMWTTQYSESFPEKPVLARMPNAASKRHAFSQPSMFVVGRKGSFLPHLKASETASALTSNAVTLEKSSEKPSDKQSVPKSTFPSGFEALLLEVCEETSVAELKLKIGTFEMHLKRDVGTPKASAPASIPIVSPTTAPPIPSEPMNGSAPAAPPAAPPKPPSAPTSPFANVSSAKASKLAALEASGSNAYIIVSSPTVGTFRRGRTLKGKKQPPSCKEGDVIKEGQIIGFLDQFGNELPVRSDVAGEVLKVLYSDGEAVGYGDPLVAVLPSFHGIK, from the exons ATGGAAACCACCGCTCTCCTCCGCTCCTTTcacg GTGCTATGTGGACAACTCAATATTCAGAGTCCTTTCCAGAGAAGCCTGTTTTGGCCCGCATGCCCAATGCTGCAAGTAAAAGACATGCTTTTTCCCAGCCTTCAATGTTTGTTGTGGGTCGAAAAGGATCTTTCTTGCCACATCTGAAGGCTTCTGAGACTGCTTCAGCTTTGACATCCAATG CAGTTACTTTGGAAAAAAGTTCAGAAAAGCCCTCAGACAAGCAAAGTGTTCCGAAGTCAACTTTTCCCAGTGGCTTTGAG GCATTGTTATTGGAAGTCTGCGAGGAAACCAGTGTTGCAGAGCTTAAGTTGAAG ATTGGCACCTTTGAGATGCATCTAAAAAGAGATGTAGGAACTCCCAAGGCTTCAGCTCCAGCTTCTATTCCTATTGTCTCACCAACCACAGCACCGCCTATTCCAAGTGAACCCATGAATGGATCAGCTCCAGCTGCCCCACCAGCTGCTCCTCCCAAACCCCCTTCGGCACCAACCAGCCCATTTGCAAATGTTTCTTCTGCAAAGGCATCGAAGCTTGCTGCACTCGAGGCTTCTGGATCAAATGCATACATTATTGTGTCATCGCCCACg GTTGGCACATTCCGAAGGGGAAGAACACTCAAGGGGAAGAAGCAACCACCAAGTTGTAAGGAG GGTGATGTTATCAAGGAAGGGCAGATTATTGGCTTCCTGGATCAGTTTGGCAACGAACTGCCAGTTAGA TCGGATGTGGCTGGGGAAGTCCTTAAGGTCCTCTACAGTGATGGAG AAGCGGTTGGGTACGGAGATCCACTTGTTGCTGTATTGCCTTCATTCCACGGCATAAAGTGA